One window from the genome of Methylomarinovum caldicuralii encodes:
- a CDS encoding IS4 family transposase: MFSLALGDARLNRRLCRVIEAMASDPMASIPNVCGGGWAETKAAYRLLDNARLDFREVLRAHSVPTLERIRQQSRVLCLQDTTELDYSGRPSMAGLGRLNYEQRQGLYLHPTLVISEAGVALGVTDCWHWARLPKGEPDLAESLRWVEGYERVAEMAALAPETRLVYVADREGDLRALIDRAEQLGFAADYLIRVQHDRKLNDPLDGKLRAAVEAQPVLGTIAFDLPAGGNRPARQVTQTIRLARVELKTRSGPGPQVTVILAREEAPPEGQEAVEWCLITNEEITTLEQARARIEWYRKRWWIEVYFRILKSGCRIEALQLRTRERLERALVLYLIVAWRILMLMTLGREHPEWCCEVVFSVEEWQTAWAIHHRTPPPATPPDLGAIVRIVAGFGGWLGRKNDPPPGPKALWQGMTKLSAYVEAVTAIRAAEIKFPQRKRIRH; the protein is encoded by the coding sequence ATTTTTTCCCTGGCGCTGGGCGATGCCCGCCTGAACCGGCGGCTGTGCCGGGTGATAGAAGCGATGGCAAGCGATCCGATGGCGAGCATTCCCAACGTTTGCGGGGGTGGCTGGGCGGAGACCAAGGCGGCCTACCGGCTGCTGGACAATGCCAGGCTGGATTTTCGGGAGGTGTTGCGGGCCCACAGTGTGCCGACCCTGGAACGGATCCGGCAGCAGTCGCGGGTGCTGTGCCTGCAGGACACCACCGAGCTGGATTATTCCGGGCGGCCGTCGATGGCGGGGTTGGGACGGCTGAATTACGAGCAGCGTCAGGGGTTGTACCTGCATCCGACGCTGGTGATCAGTGAGGCGGGCGTGGCCCTGGGGGTGACCGACTGCTGGCACTGGGCGCGTTTGCCCAAGGGGGAACCGGACCTGGCCGAAAGCCTGCGTTGGGTGGAAGGTTATGAGCGGGTGGCCGAGATGGCCGCCCTGGCGCCCGAGACCCGGCTGGTGTATGTCGCCGACCGCGAAGGTGACCTTCGGGCCCTGATCGACCGGGCCGAACAGCTGGGCTTTGCCGCCGATTACCTGATCCGGGTGCAGCACGACCGCAAGCTCAACGACCCTCTCGATGGCAAACTGCGGGCCGCGGTCGAAGCCCAGCCGGTGTTGGGGACGATCGCCTTTGACCTGCCGGCCGGCGGCAACCGCCCGGCCCGGCAGGTCACACAAACAATCCGGCTCGCCCGGGTCGAACTGAAGACCCGCAGCGGCCCGGGTCCCCAAGTCACCGTCATCCTGGCCCGGGAAGAGGCGCCCCCCGAAGGCCAGGAAGCGGTCGAATGGTGCCTGATCACCAACGAAGAAATCACCACCCTGGAACAGGCCAGAGCGCGCATCGAATGGTACCGCAAACGGTGGTGGATCGAGGTCTACTTCCGCATCCTCAAAAGCGGCTGCCGCATCGAAGCCCTGCAACTTCGCACCCGGGAACGCCTGGAACGGGCCCTGGTGCTGTATCTGATCGTCGCCTGGCGCATCCTGATGCTGATGACGCTCGGGCGGGAACATCCCGAGTGGTGCTGTGAAGTGGTGTTCTCTGTCGAAGAATGGCAGACCGCCTGGGCCATCCACCATCGCACCCCGCCGCCCGCGACGCCGCCGGATTTGGGCGCCATCGTCCGCATTGTGGCCGGCTTTGGCGGCTGGCTGGGGCGCAAGAACGATCCCCCACCCGGCCCCAAAGCCCTGTGGCAGGGCATGACCAAACTGAGCGCCTACGTGGAGGCCGTGACCGCCATCCGGGCGGCCGAGATCAAGTTCCCTCAGAGAAAACGGATAAGACATTGA
- a CDS encoding ZIP family metal transporter: MTIVLTTVTGTIAACLAVSLCSLSSAIALWLKPETLKWLVPNLVALAVGVLLGDAFIHLIPDAIQRHGAVSEVCLTVLIGMFVFFMLEKGVRWRHDHNVDTRPTTDHILPLAKMNLIGDAMHNFVDGILIAGSFLADPVMGLYPFIAPGQAWRRRKLCRRKDIAETFRAT, encoded by the coding sequence ATGACCATTGTCTTAACGACCGTAACCGGCACAATTGCCGCCTGTCTCGCCGTCAGTTTATGCTCGCTGTCGAGTGCGATTGCGCTCTGGCTAAAACCTGAGACATTAAAATGGCTGGTACCCAATCTGGTGGCCTTGGCTGTTGGTGTACTGCTGGGCGATGCCTTCATTCATCTGATTCCCGATGCCATTCAGCGCCATGGGGCAGTCAGCGAGGTCTGTCTGACCGTGCTAATCGGTATGTTTGTTTTTTTCATGTTGGAAAAAGGCGTGCGCTGGCGTCACGACCACAACGTCGACACCCGCCCAACCACCGATCACATTTTGCCTTTGGCCAAAATGAATCTGATCGGCGATGCCATGCATAACTTTGTCGACGGCATTCTGATCGCGGGTAGCTTTCTGGCCGATCCGGTCATGGGACTGTACCCGTTCATTGCGCCAGGCCAAGCCTGGAGAAGGAGGAAGTTATGTAGAAGGAAAGACATCGCTGAAACCTTCAGAGCGACCTGA
- a CDS encoding type I restriction-modification system subunit M, with product MSKIANLHSRIVSFIWGIADDVLRDVYVRGKYRDVILPMTVIRRLDALLEPTKPAVLAMKQQLDEAGIANQHAALCQASGQAFYNTSPFTLRDLKARAKAQQLRADFEAYLDGFSPNVQEILDKFKFRNQIDTLVEADILGHLIEKFLDPTINLSPNPVLNPDGTERLPALDNHAMGTIFEELIRRFNEENNEEAGEHFTPRDVVTLMADLIFLPIAEKIESGTYLVYDGACGTGGMLTVAEERLQQLADQHGKRVSIHLFGQEINAETFAITKADLLLKGEGMEADNMKHGSTLSADAFPEKTFDFMLSNPPYGKSWKTDLERLGGKDGITDPRFVVEHAGDPEYKMITRSSDGQLMFLVNKLAKMKHDTPLGSRIAEVHNGSALFTGDAGSGESNIRRWIIENDWLEAIVALPENLFYNTGIATYIWLLTNRKAPERRGKVQLIDATQWFEPLRKNLGKKNCRLGEEHIRHICDLIVNPRETEQSKLFPNEHFGYWKIIVERPLRLRVDLVGNRLVALNEACEQAREPDLPRLALKLAEHFGAEPLMDYNTFIARAKSEAKAPGLRWTAKKEKLLREHLTETDENAEPVIKKAHKPGKAEPDPLHGRFEAEIDGKTAIVQYEPDTSLRDSEQVPLLEAGGIEAFFRREVLPYVPDAWIDESKTQIGYEISFTREFYKPAPMRSLEEIVADIRALERETEGLLDDILVEVAQ from the coding sequence ATGAGCAAAATCGCCAACCTTCACAGCCGTATCGTCAGTTTCATCTGGGGCATCGCTGACGACGTGCTACGCGATGTCTATGTGCGCGGCAAGTATCGGGACGTGATCCTGCCCATGACGGTGATCCGGCGGCTCGATGCCCTGCTGGAGCCTACCAAACCGGCTGTGCTGGCCATGAAGCAACAGCTTGACGAGGCCGGCATCGCCAACCAGCACGCGGCGCTCTGTCAGGCGTCGGGACAGGCCTTCTACAACACCTCGCCCTTCACCCTGCGCGATCTCAAGGCCCGCGCCAAGGCGCAGCAACTGCGGGCCGATTTCGAGGCCTATCTGGATGGTTTCTCGCCCAACGTGCAGGAGATCCTGGACAAGTTCAAGTTCCGCAACCAGATCGACACCCTGGTGGAGGCCGACATCCTCGGCCACCTGATCGAAAAGTTCCTCGACCCCACCATCAATCTCAGCCCCAACCCGGTGCTAAACCCCGACGGCACGGAGCGCCTGCCGGCCCTGGACAACCACGCCATGGGCACCATCTTCGAGGAGCTGATCCGCCGCTTCAACGAGGAGAACAACGAGGAGGCTGGCGAGCACTTCACCCCCCGCGATGTGGTCACCCTGATGGCCGACCTCATCTTCCTGCCCATCGCCGAGAAGATCGAATCCGGCACCTATCTGGTCTATGACGGCGCCTGCGGGACGGGCGGGATGCTCACCGTGGCCGAGGAGCGCCTGCAGCAACTGGCCGACCAGCACGGCAAGCGGGTTTCCATTCACCTGTTCGGGCAGGAGATCAACGCCGAAACCTTCGCCATCACCAAGGCCGACCTGCTGCTCAAGGGCGAGGGCATGGAGGCGGACAACATGAAGCACGGCTCCACCCTCTCCGCCGACGCCTTCCCCGAGAAAACCTTCGACTTCATGCTCTCCAATCCGCCCTACGGCAAGAGCTGGAAGACCGACCTGGAACGCCTCGGCGGCAAGGATGGCATCACCGATCCGCGCTTCGTGGTCGAACACGCCGGCGACCCCGAATACAAGATGATCACCCGCTCCTCGGACGGCCAGCTCATGTTCCTGGTCAACAAGCTGGCCAAGATGAAGCATGACACCCCGCTGGGCAGCCGCATCGCCGAGGTGCACAACGGCTCGGCCCTGTTCACCGGCGATGCCGGCTCCGGCGAGAGCAACATCCGCCGCTGGATCATCGAAAACGACTGGTTGGAAGCCATCGTCGCCCTGCCGGAAAACCTCTTCTACAACACCGGCATCGCCACCTACATCTGGCTGCTCACCAACCGCAAGGCGCCCGAACGCCGGGGCAAGGTCCAGCTCATCGACGCCACCCAATGGTTCGAACCCCTGCGCAAGAACTTAGGAAAAAAGAACTGCCGCCTGGGCGAGGAGCACATCCGGCACATCTGCGATCTGATCGTCAACCCGCGCGAGACCGAACAGAGCAAGCTCTTCCCCAATGAACACTTCGGGTACTGGAAGATTATTGTTGAGCGACCCCTGCGCTTGCGGGTGGACCTTGTCGGAAACCGCCTGGTGGCGCTGAACGAGGCTTGCGAGCAGGCCAGGGAACCCGACCTGCCGCGCCTTGCCCTGAAACTGGCCGAACACTTCGGTGCCGAGCCGCTGATGGATTACAACACCTTCATCGCCCGCGCCAAGTCCGAGGCCAAGGCCCCGGGCCTGCGCTGGACCGCCAAAAAGGAAAAACTGCTGCGCGAACACCTGACCGAAACCGACGAGAACGCCGAGCCGGTCATCAAAAAGGCGCACAAGCCCGGCAAGGCCGAGCCCGACCCGCTGCACGGCCGGTTCGAAGCGGAAATCGACGGCAAAACCGCCATCGTTCAATACGAGCCCGACACCAGCCTGCGCGACAGCGAGCAGGTGCCCCTGCTGGAAGCAGGCGGCATCGAAGCCTTTTTCCGCCGCGAGGTGCTGCCCTATGTACCCGACGCCTGGATCGACGAGAGCAAAACCCAGATCGGCTACGAAATCAGCTTCACCCGCGAGTTCTACAAACCCGCGCCCATGCGGTCGCTGGAGGAGATCGTCGCCGACATCCGCGCCTTGGAGCGGGAAACTGAAGGATTGTTGGATGACATTCTGGTGGAGGTGGCGCAATGA
- a CDS encoding proline--tRNA ligase, with protein MRTSQFPLHTLRETPADAEIVSHQLMLRAGLIRKLAAGLYTWLPLGLKVLRKVEQVVREEMDRAGALELLMPALQPAELWRESGRWDQFGPELIRLKDRHEREFCLGPTHEEVITDLVRTEIKSYKQVPLNFYQIQTKFRDEIRPRFGVMRAREFIMKDAYSFHRDMDSLQQTYEAMYRAYSAIFSRLGLDFRAVLADPGAIGGHLSHEFHVLADSGEDAIAFSTESDYAANVELAEAVAPPEPRPEPGQPLALVDTPNQHSIEEVSRFLKVPPQQILKTLVVRGEEGHLVALLLRGDHELNPHKAEKLPQVSAPLEFASEAEIHAVVGCGPGSLGPIGLDLPMVCDRSAAVLADFVCGANQDGRHYTGVNWERDVPLPEVADIRYVREGDPSPDGKGTLVIRRGIEVGHIFQLGTKYSEVLGATILDENGREEYLIMGCYGIGISRVVAAAIEQHHDERGIAWPQELAPFQVALVPVNMPKSQRLRDEAEKLYEKLKQAGLDVLFDDRPARPGVMFADMELIGIPHRVVLSDRLLDAGEVEYKGRKDAEARTVAREEIVAMLREMLAR; from the coding sequence ATGCGCACCAGTCAGTTTCCGCTTCACACCCTTCGCGAAACCCCGGCCGACGCCGAGATCGTCAGCCATCAGCTGATGCTGCGCGCCGGGCTCATCCGCAAACTGGCCGCCGGCCTCTACACCTGGCTGCCGCTGGGCCTCAAGGTGCTGCGCAAGGTGGAGCAGGTAGTGCGCGAGGAGATGGACCGCGCCGGCGCCCTGGAGCTGTTGATGCCGGCCCTGCAGCCGGCGGAGCTGTGGCGCGAGTCGGGACGCTGGGACCAGTTCGGCCCGGAGCTGATCCGCCTCAAGGACCGCCACGAACGCGAGTTCTGCCTCGGCCCCACCCACGAGGAGGTCATCACCGACCTGGTGCGCACCGAAATCAAGAGCTACAAGCAGGTGCCGCTCAACTTCTATCAGATCCAGACCAAGTTCCGCGACGAGATCCGTCCCCGCTTCGGGGTCATGCGCGCCCGCGAGTTCATCATGAAGGACGCCTACTCCTTCCATCGGGACATGGACTCACTGCAACAGACCTACGAAGCCATGTACCGGGCCTACAGCGCCATCTTCTCCCGCCTGGGGCTGGACTTCCGCGCCGTGCTGGCCGATCCCGGCGCCATCGGCGGACATCTGTCCCACGAGTTTCACGTCCTGGCCGACTCCGGCGAGGACGCCATCGCCTTCTCCACCGAGAGCGACTATGCCGCCAATGTGGAGCTGGCCGAGGCGGTCGCCCCCCCCGAACCCCGCCCCGAGCCGGGCCAGCCCCTGGCGCTGGTGGATACCCCCAATCAGCACAGCATCGAGGAAGTCAGCCGCTTCCTCAAGGTGCCGCCACAGCAGATCCTCAAGACCCTGGTGGTCAGGGGCGAGGAAGGCCATCTGGTGGCCCTGCTGCTGCGCGGCGACCATGAGCTCAACCCCCACAAGGCGGAGAAGCTGCCGCAGGTGTCAGCCCCGTTGGAGTTTGCCAGCGAAGCGGAAATCCATGCGGTCGTCGGCTGCGGTCCCGGCTCCCTCGGTCCCATTGGATTGGATCTGCCCATGGTCTGCGATCGCAGTGCCGCTGTGCTGGCCGACTTCGTCTGCGGCGCCAATCAGGACGGCAGGCACTACACCGGGGTCAACTGGGAACGGGACGTACCGCTGCCGGAAGTGGCCGACATCCGCTACGTCCGGGAAGGCGATCCCAGCCCCGATGGCAAGGGGACCCTGGTGATCCGCCGCGGCATCGAAGTGGGCCACATCTTCCAGCTCGGCACCAAGTATTCCGAGGTCCTGGGCGCCACCATCCTCGACGAGAACGGCCGCGAGGAATACCTCATCATGGGCTGCTACGGCATCGGCATCAGCCGGGTGGTGGCCGCCGCCATCGAACAGCACCACGACGAACGTGGCATCGCCTGGCCGCAGGAGCTGGCCCCGTTCCAGGTGGCGCTGGTGCCGGTCAACATGCCCAAGTCCCAGCGCCTGCGCGACGAGGCTGAAAAGCTCTATGAGAAACTGAAGCAGGCCGGCCTCGACGTCCTGTTCGACGACCGCCCCGCCCGCCCCGGGGTCATGTTCGCCGACATGGAGCTGATCGGCATCCCCCACCGGGTGGTGCTCTCCGACCGCCTGCTCGACGCCGGCGAGGTGGAATACAAAGGCCGCAAGGATGCCGAGGCGCGCACGGTGGCGCGGGAGGAGATCGTGGCAATGCTGCGGGAAATGTTGGCGCGATGA